The Vitis vinifera cultivar Pinot Noir 40024 chromosome 8, ASM3070453v1 genome segment AAacgaaatcaaaggaaaataagagaatccGCGTCAGCGTGCGTTGTGTGTGAGAGACCGAGAAGACTAGAAAGTGGCTTTTAGTTAGCTCCAAATTCAATTGAAACATGGGGGGTCAGGATCTCTCTCATTAATTCTGGGGGCAATTTCTTCTTCACGTGTGAAGCCTGTAGAAGTGGAGTAATTGGGATGATAATATTCTATGGTCCTGATAGACATGTACAATCAATGTGGTCATGACTTGCTTTTGGCATACCACCATGCAATTCCCATTCAAATTTGTTCAAGCTCTCCTAATGCGGTTTGATGGCTGGATTGATTGGATTGATGGAGTGACTTGAAAACCCAATTTGCTTTCCATACATCATTGTGTGACCCAGTGGGCACCAATGTTCTGGTAAATTTCGTGGGCtgatactattcttatcatttgGGACAAAGTTTTCACAATCGTGGTCTAGTCCACTTTTAAACAGctgtattaaattattaattctcAGACACCATTGCTTTCATATTTTCTGTCAAGTCCCAACCTACGGTTTTACCAAAATAATGTGTTTTGACTAGTGGACTGGACCGTTAGCTTTTCAATTGGGGTTGGATTTCTTTCAACTTATAAAGACGACGCCCTAGGGGACAGGACAGGATATCTTGGACCATCTTATCTTTAAGAGTTATTAGATTTTATCGCtctagtattaaaaatattaaaagcactttctagaatcactatTAAACAAGTTACTATTGAAAGtattttctagaatcactatTAAACAAGTTATAAATTTAATGAAGCTCCATGAATATTCTACAATAATTTTTTCCCTAGCTTTAAATATTGCAAGATAGAAAAAGGGAAATGATTGGGCAATTTAGGACGGTCGCATGGAAATCACTTCCAACACGCTTGGGCTAAAGATTCTACGGCTTGGTCGGCCTTTGGTGTGATGGAATGGGGGAGTTTGGTTGATTCGTGGGGTCCGGACTCCGGAGTACTTCAAGCGCCAGCGATACGATCTCGTCTGGGGATGCTTCATCTGGTGATGGAGCTATCTCATCCTTCAACATTTCCTCTGAACTTCGCTGGAAAATGCGTCTTGCTGAGCACGTTCTAGGCACTGAACTCCTCCTGTAATTGGCctactttttttataaaaaaaaattaatatcaaattttctcCTGAGACgcggttttaaaattttgaattattttacgAAGAatataaaactatctattttatatactaatgttaaaaataatcGAATAAAACAAAACTACATACCATCAGTGAGCCTACCGTGAGTAGAAGACGGTTAATGAAGCGTTTGGGCATCCTTGAAAGTCCAAAGCCAATCCTATGTGACTGGACTCTGGACCAACCAGTCCAGAGCTTTATGTATCTTGACCCGACCGACTTTAAGCCCACAGCCCAGGGCCCAGGAAGCCTGCACAGAAGCGTCATTGAATAAAACGTGCAGGGGTAAGCTTGTCATTTAATCAAAACAGAAGCCCTATATAATCTCCCTTCTCCGACCTTAGGGCTGGCGTTCTAGGGTTTTGATTTATCGAATTATCTGTTCGCCTTCTTCGTAAGCGCAGCCCTTAAGATCGCCTTCCATATCCGCCATGGAAGCGTGTCGAGTCATAGCTGCGCTATATCAACAATATCCATTGAAAGGCACTCGCTAGGGTTTTCCTTTCGAGTCCCTTTTTAAACCCAACTTGTTTGTACGAGGCTTTTATCTTGATTTGTTCCTTTCTCATTCTTCAGTGGAACACCTTTGATATCTTATCTCTGGTTGTTCCAGTTGATGGGATTTTAGGTTCAAATAATGCGAGATGAATGTCTCAGGCCAAGGTGGGTTACAATAATGTATTTAGAACTTTTTGATTGATATTCTATAGAGTTTAGCTGTTTTTTCTGATGGTGCTGGCGGCAAGAGTGATGATTCAATTAGATGTGTGAAAGGAGATTTCTTCTTTCTGAACTCAAATCATTGAGGCATATTAATTTCCTGACTTGCCACCCCTATCATCAATCTATtcatatatttcattttgaacATTTTTGAGCCTTGAGGCATTTAGATCTGGTCTTCGAACGCGTTCTGAactgatataaaaaatatgccAATGCCCAGACAACACCAGTCACAAATTTTCAAACAGCATTTTcaattttggaaaaagaaaagtaatattaaaacattttcttagaaatttatgtataacaactaaaaactaaaataatatagaaaaataatcttctaattgtaagtttatttttatttttttcaaaccaaacatatttttagttcttttttagttttctattcatattttattttattgcctttgtttatatttatatttctttaaatatatatatatatatatgtttttttagatGGTGACAATTGCCTACTACTTTTGTTTCAATCAACAAGCCACGCACTAATGTCACCAAACAAAGGAATAAaaccaaacaaaggaaaaaaaatggtggtgTGAAAGTGACAACGTTTGGAAATAATCAACCTTAAGATGTATATGGTAGAAAGACGGAGAAATTACTATAGAATGACTCACGAGACGCATGACGGCCTAGCAGGAATATTAGAATAAAACATGCTCATTTATAACTCACACCCAGCGAAATAAGTGTGATCACCCTGTTTACAATACTCCTGCACCCCCTAGTGGTGATGACCAAACAGCAGcagaaaataaaagtaataaaaaaaagacaCGAGTTTCATGAATCTTTTCATACTAATAGCGTGACAATGGATtgatacaagaaaaagaaagaataaagagATCTAAACTGCATACATACTGGCCTATTCCTCCTCTTTCTCCTCCCTTCCTGCTTTTACCCCTCCTCACATGATGTTCCCTTTCTTTCTTGCTCTGTTCCAGTAAAAACAGAAACAAACACAAACGGATAGAAACATTTGGATCGTTTCTCTGATCTTCTGATCTTTTGACCTACTTCAACATACATTTGCATTCAAGAACATAACTGCAACAACCCGACTTACAAGCACGATCAAACCAATTGGGGTTTCTTGAGCATGTCTTGTCAACCAAACTTTGTTGTGGGTCAACTCAGATAATTGTAAAATGCTCTACAAAAGCAGCTATATGGGATAAGCTCGAGcaggaagaaggaaaaaacataAGAGTCCCATCGATATCCATATGCTATGATAATTGACACATCATTAACAGACATGGCAGTTCTGAGTTTTCGCATTTTGGATTAACTCCATCAGTTCATTTATTTGTGTACTCTTTCACTCAGTATCCATGGCatttttaaagggaaatttaaatatattttgtcttttattaCTCATGATACACTTAATGTATGAGATCCATTATAGAATATATGGTAATGCTCTTTTACCTTCCTGGCATCTACAAGTGAAAGAACTTGGTATtattacaaaatgaaaaaaattcaaaagggagCTATAATTCCTGTACTTCTATCCATTTTCATACCTCATCTAGGTTATTCTAACAGTACCAACACTCATTCCatttagagtgcgtttgagaGTGATTCTAGACAACGTTTCTaccatttctaatatttgaataatgaaaatttttaagtattaaaaatatgaaacacgctttctagaatcactacAAAACGGGCTCTTAGTTTTAGCATCACCTGAAATGCTGGAACACAAAGAGAATTGCTATGATCCCTATTACTTAGATACATTTTAGATTTATGCCTATGTTCGAAACACCAAGTCAAAGATGATGCAATTCAACCAACCATACTGCAATTACCTCTTTCAgcaaaattctgattttaacCATCCATGGCAACACAGAAATGGGCAATCAGATTATTGcagaaatatatttaattttgaaatagaaatagaaatagaaacagAGAATGAGATAACAATACAGACTATGTCATTTTTCATGGCTGATTAGTTCTTTGTTGCGCTGGATTTAATGCTACTAATGAAAGTAAAATTGTCAATTAGATGACTGATTATACACATTTGGTGAATGATAATTCAAAAAGCACCACATGAACCTTAAAACAACCGCTGTGTTGGCCAATACCTAATATCAATCAAACTACATTCTGCTATTCAAATCACGGTTCAGTCGGGTAAGTGCATATTTCTGCATTCTACATCAGCGcatataaaggaaaagaaacaagcatCTTGCCCCAGTAACTGAGGGATTATATATCAGAAGATTCGGAACAGAGTCATGCTTAACCAACAATGACAAACAAGACACAGTTTGAATGGCACATTTCCAAGTTAGCGATAAGAAAATATCCACCAAACACAAAGATGCCAACAtgcaaaaatgaagaaagaggGTTCGGCATCCAAAATCAAATTCACAATTGTCCAAATTGTATTGAGGAAAGATACATCAAGAACTCTGTATAATTTCCGCTAACTGCTCTCATTTGACCAAAAGCAAATTTAATTTCCCTCACTTGGTCAATATACTGTCATTATATGACCAAAAATGATCCGAAACCTCAAAATTGGAACTTCAATCAAGAAAACCTGTTTTGCGCCATACAGCGTTTCGAACCTGACGCAGATCTCTCCCCTTCAATGTCCTTCCAACGCCTTCCAGCACGGAAGACGTCGTCTTCGGCGATCGACGAGAGCCTCGTGCCACGATCTCATGCGGTGGCAACATCTCATCTTCTGCCTCGTCGTCTTCGTCGTCTGCTTGGGCAAGAGAACTGCTCCTTGCCTTGGATAGGACTGGGATGTTCATCGGAGCTGATTGATGAAACCTTCTAATTGGTAGGGATTGAGAGTGCTTGTTTTCTAGAGAAATATGCGGGGGCTTAGGTATCGCAGGAACCGCTCTAATCGATGATGGAAACGAAGTTTTCCGGTTCAGCATCGGAGGGGCTTCGATAGTCATGTTCTGGTCGGAATCCGTTAAAGTAGCAAGGATACCATGACTTTCAGGTGTCCGAAAATGGTCGTTGGACTTGCCAGCGCCGAAAGGGTTATTTGGTAGGTGGTTCGGTTCGACCAAGTCGCTCGTCCAAAATACGTCGTCCTCACTGAAATCACCACCGGAGAAGGACGAATCGCCGGTGGAAGGGCCGGACTGGCCAGAGGGTACTCCGAGGAGGCGCGCGGTAGTTGATCGGCGGTGACTGGAGTTGCTGAACCGCTTGGTTTCCATCTCGTTTGAACGTCACTGGAACAGAGTGCCTTTTAAAGAGGTGGACTGACGTGGCAAATGTCGCAGGTGGAGGAAGAATTACGAGGAATATTTCCACTGCTTCTCCgctttgttttatctttgtgctGCGTGGGGACTGTTGGCCCAAAATGCTGACTGTGACACGTGCTATGAATTTCTTGGTCCGGTACATACCGCCGAAGAAGTTGCGACCACAGTGGAATATTAGTGGGGAATCCGACCATGAAAATTACATGTTAAATATATGGGTAGGGGTTTAGGGACTTTCGCTTCTTAGGGCAGTGAGGGTGCCGCGTTACTAAAACAAAACTTCATATCCTTATCTGCGTCGATGTAGCCAGTGTTACCCATTCAATTGATGCCACGTCACTTGATTGAGACTTTTGGACTATGACCCTATGAACCAGTTTGAATAGTCAGGAAACAAGATACCACGTGGGAGTCCGTTGCAGGTAATTATCCCAACCGTGGTTATCGTGAACGCGAAAAAGGCGCGTGATATTTTGAAAAGGGCTCATCGTATAAAAGTATAGGTAAAAAcgcaaaataattttgaaaagggCTCATCGTATAAAAGTATAGGTAAAAAcgcaaaatatgaaaataggaaatgacttcaataataaaataatttagttttcggaaagttgaaaaaaaatgtttaaaaaaattattttctgatacttaattttattaaaatttatatgtaaaaaataaaatataattaaaatgagttaaaatcttatatatttttaattattatataaaataataaaataactaaattgagattgaaatattttattaattttaatttttttgtttccactatatttatttttaattttttttctatttcttttaaaattttcaagaactaattaatttatatataataatattaataacttttttttttcagatatgGATTCTAATTTGAGTTATCCAATCTAGCTTGAGATTGGCATCACCAACTTgtataattcataattaaaagaattattaaatttcatttgggtgaataattcttttattatttgaaaacatgtttaaatcatggattccaaataccaaaataaaaagttaaagaaaattatgaaaaaggatgaaaaaaaaatagaaaaggatgaagagtgttaaaagaattttttataggGAACAAAGTTACCATAAtgtttgtaaataaaaatttgaaatgtatttaaaaaattatgaatttatattttgCGGGAGTTGATGgaacatattttataattagtatttttatttattatatataaatatatattaaattcgAAACATAAATCtgtttatcattattttaaaacagaaaaaaaaataaaaataaaaataaaaaggcggTAGCAGCGGATAAGGAAGTGGCTTCTCAGGCGTGGAACAATCAAAACAGGGGTCCCACAgtttcaatattattatgggTTTCTTTTACCAGAATTTTTCAGCAACGTCCTTGACACATTTCTCAACAAGGAGCCAAACTTTTGTTAATTTATGTATTGAGCGCAAGACTCGGTGACGTATCGTGTTGGCGAACCTAATGCCATTTATCTTTTCCCCGAAGATTTGCCGGTTGCCGGAATAGCGTACTGCACACACCGGCGGACTTTAGATTACGATCTTACTCTGCCGTTGAACCTTCTTCATCGAAGCACGCCCGAAATAGCACATAGCCATGATTAGTACGGTAATTGCGAATCTGCTGTCCTCTTCAGTTCCAAATTCAGATGAGTTTGCTTTAATTTTTGGgtgaatttattctttttttttttggttttatttttttcgcaATGAAATATGGAGCAGCAGCGAAGCGGATCAGGGTCTTCGCAAAGCCCTAGATCTCCAAGTGCACAACCATTTTTATCGGTCTCAGTCACAGATCCTGTAAAATTGGGTAATGGCGTCCAGGCTTACATCTCCTATCGCGTCATCACCAAGGTAATTTCTTAAAGTAAATGTTCTCTCGTGCTAGTTTCTtccctcattttttattttattttatttatttttttaattttgatttagttttgGTTCAAATTATTacattagggttagggtttcaatgCCCAGTCAAAAAGATTTTGTGGATATTATGATATCTTCTGTATGCGTGTGTGGATGGttatttttcagattttgattATACTTATGGGCTTTCTTGAGGTTGATATCGATATCATATTCCCTGCAATGTTTGTAAATTTGGAGAATTATTAACCAATTGTTGCTTTGCATTGTTTGATATGGGATTTGAATGCTGTGGTATTTTGGTTGGTTGAAAGTTTGTTTAGAATTCAGTACAGAAGATTGTTCACTTTGAATTCTTTACATGGGATCCTAACCAATTCTATTGCTAGTTTGATGGTATTAGTATGTCATCTTAAGAGACTAGGACATCTTAGATCCTGAGTTGTTCAACACCAATTCATGAATTGTTGTCTACTACATCTGTGTACTGAGCATGTGCTTTTCTCAGTAACAATCTCTCAGTGTATTCtggatttttcatgttttatgttttcacCCAATATGCTAGGACAATCTTCATGTAGCATCATGCTTATGTGCAATACAAAAGCACTCAATGATACAGTGGAGCTGCCTCTCTTGTCCTACAGTTTGTTTGTTTATGTATGCTTGTGCTGCAATGGTAGCTTGCAGGATGAGGTTTTTGAGAATAGCAAAGTAAAATGTTCTGAGGAACAATGTTTAGCAAACTGTAAATCATTAAATAACTGGGATTATACTATTTTGCTTTTATATTTGTGTTCTTACAATTTGGATGCATAATATTCTGCCTTAGTCACATTTGGAAAGTCAAAACTGGTGGATGATTTGCTATCTATCTAACTGGTATTGAGCAGTATTAATATGCTTTTCATGTTGAGAAGTGTTCAAATATGCTTGATCATTGTTAGAGAATTGGCATAAACATCATGGCTTTTCAAATAACCCCTCTGTAAAGAAGCAAATATTAATTGAATCCTTCGAGATTAAGAAAACAATAGATTTCTGAGTAATGCCTTTTTCATTGGAATGGTTTAAAGAAAGGCCTGGCCTTTAAGTTCTATAATTGTTTTAAGCACCATACAAAGTTTGATAGCTGTTTCagatgaatttatttttattcaatttaaacTGTATAACTGCTGTCCACAGCAGGCAGTGCCCTTTTATTGTCATTTAATTGGGAATATTGCTGTCCAAAATAGGCAATGCCTTTTTATTAATGTTCAATTAGTAATGTTGTATATTTCTCATAAACTAGCATGTCTGTTGCAATTGCTCTTTGTGTTCTGTTCACCAATCTACATCATTGTTTTTGTATTCCAGCTTTCCCTTATAAGCATACAGTGGAACTTCAATAATTTTGGTAGTTTACAATTTGGAGGCTTGATTACTCATTGTTTTGGCAGACAAATTTACCTGAGTACCAAGGTCAGGAGAAGATTGTTATTCGACGTTACAGTGATTTTGTTTGGTTACGTGACCGTCTCTTTGAGAAGTACAAAGGCATTTTTGTTCCTCCTCTTCCAGAGAAGAGTGCTGTAGGTAACTAGCCAATGAGTTCCTCTTGACTTTCttgaaaagtaaaattttaggATAATGTGGCCATGATGATGGTTTTTTTTGCCGGGCCTTACCCAAATTGTCTGTTCCCCTcataaattattctttttttaataagttgttCTCTTCATATATCAATCTTATATGCCTGTCATTAATAAGTTGGTAAAAATTAGTATTGGGTAAATAGGCAATGCCTGGATGGTTATGCCTCCCTTTGGAAAGGCTTCTGCAAAGGTTGTACTATCCCTCAGCAGGGACgtgctttttatttttggcacTTCTtttaagagagaaaataaatttcagTATTATGTTGGAAAAAATGGGTGCAAGGATAACAACTGACAAATGCACTTCATCctgtacattttttttccaagtcCCATCCTCAATTCACCATCATTTTCCATCCCTCTCACTCCAGTCTACAACCCTTGGACAGTTGCAGACGCATCGAAATCCAAATTGATTGTTGTGAAGGTAAATACTTTGCTTCTTCAATCAAACACCAGGGTCTATTTTGCTGCCACCATGGAATCCAAATCTTGGATGGGGAATTCCTGACTAGCCAATTAGAGCCTAGCTGAGGCTTGATTGAGAATCAACCCTTGATCCTCTGCAGGCACAACAGGAGTAATGTAACTTATCATTGAATTTTCTGCTGATATATCTTGTTTTCTAGTTTGCCTACATGAGCATAAGTTTAATGAAAGATATGACACAGAAAAAGATGTTGTGATAAGATTATTTACAGaacattttgatattttatgggCATTAACTTTAGTCTCTACAATGCAGAGAAGTTTCGTTTCAGTGCTGAATTTATTGAGATGAGGCGTCAAGCATTGGATATATTTGTTAACAGGATAGCATCGCATCATGAGCTTCAGCAAAGTGAGGACCTAAGAACCTTTTTGCAGGCAGATGAAGAGGTGATATATTCTATTACAATGCTTCTTGCTAAAGTGAAATTAGTTTGAAAAGTTGTCTGATTTTCCTGTCTCTGAATTTGCTTCTCTGCAAAATAGTATATAGTACTTTATATGCACATATATAGAAGGAGAATAGTTTTCATATGAAGCGTGTAGGGGCAAGAATAGtaattctaatttataaaattatttcttaatgacaatattttttttcctcaatgaGATTTGTTCCAATTGGTAGGTACATGAATGTGCTCGAACCATTAGGCTTATTACTAAAAGCCATTAGGCTAGCCCAGATAAGGTGCCCAAATAGAATATGCGTTTTCTTATATGGCCTTCTATATTGTATTTAAAACATGTATTCACCCTGGCTTAGAAATTTGAATGAGCCTTTTATCTACTGTATACAGGATACAGCTGGTATCCCATGGGGGCTGGGATACTATATTTCACAATATAGCAGCGTGGTGGGTTGCAAACTTAGACCTGCCAACTTGCTTGAAATGAATTGGTAAAGAAGCAAgcatatgataaatttaaatctTGTAAAATCTGAAAAGACTCAAAGAATTGAGAAATTcggattttagaaaataaataaatagaaacttaTAACTGTTTGAATTTTATACCAACAGGGAGTGCCTTAAAGAAACATGATAGTccagaataaaattttgaaacaatcgTTTAGATGAAAGTATGACATAGGAATAAAGAATAGAAgcatttaataataaaattagtaaACTATTAAAACAATGGTTTCaaa includes the following:
- the LOC104880155 gene encoding protein S40-7, whose translation is METKRFSNSSHRRSTTARLLGVPSGQSGPSTGDSSFSGGDFSEDDVFWTSDLVEPNHLPNNPFGAGKSNDHFRTPESHGILATLTDSDQNMTIEAPPMLNRKTSFPSSIRAVPAIPKPPHISLENKHSQSLPIRRFHQSAPMNIPVLSKARSSSLAQADDEDDEAEDEMLPPHEIVARGSRRSPKTTSSVLEGVGRTLKGRDLRQVRNAVWRKTGFLD